The proteins below come from a single Pedobacter aquae genomic window:
- a CDS encoding CsbD family protein, whose amino-acid sequence MAEITIAIKDWDRLKIKLKRKYNHLTDDDLVFAPGKEDDLINHLQERLHRNREYVVFTLKKGLINIENNRL is encoded by the coding sequence ATGGCAGAGATTACAATAGCTATAAAAGATTGGGATAGGCTAAAAATAAAGCTAAAAAGAAAATATAATCATTTAACAGATGATGACCTTGTTTTTGCACCTGGTAAAGAGGATGACCTCATCAATCATCTGCAAGAAAGACTACATAGAAATAGGGAATATGTGGTTTTTACCCTTAAAAAAGGTTTAATTAATATAGAAAACAATAGGCTTTAA
- a CDS encoding Gfo/Idh/MocA family protein → MTQKVRWGILSTAKITTDRVLPALKDCNFTQVDAICSRNLVQAQKAATLLGIEKAYGTYEELLNDADIDAIYIPLPNHLHVEWSIKCLEAGKHVLCEKPIGLSSKEAQILLEAAKKYPHLKVMEGFMYRFHPQWIHAKELVNQKWIGDLKVIQSFFSYYNVDPQNIRNQAEIGGGGLMDIGCYCISLSRFLFDAEPLNVASNIDYDPVMKTDIISSGMMQFANGVSSFTCSTQLVPYQRVNIIGDLGRIEIEIPFNAKPLEPAKISLFKADEQKDVFFDITNQYTLQFDAFSKAILDNTNVPTPLEDAVNNMKVIEAMFASDKEKCWKNINGA, encoded by the coding sequence ATGACACAAAAAGTTAGATGGGGCATTTTAAGCACTGCAAAAATTACTACCGATAGGGTTTTACCTGCTCTTAAAGACTGTAACTTCACTCAGGTTGATGCTATTTGTTCTAGAAATTTAGTTCAGGCACAAAAAGCAGCCACACTTTTAGGTATTGAAAAAGCTTATGGCACTTATGAAGAACTGTTAAATGATGCTGATATAGATGCCATTTACATCCCATTACCCAACCATTTGCATGTAGAATGGAGCATAAAATGCTTAGAAGCAGGCAAACATGTTTTGTGTGAAAAACCCATCGGATTATCGAGTAAAGAAGCCCAAATTCTTTTAGAAGCTGCTAAAAAATATCCTCATCTAAAAGTCATGGAAGGCTTTATGTATAGGTTTCACCCGCAATGGATACATGCAAAAGAGCTGGTAAACCAAAAGTGGATAGGCGATTTGAAAGTTATCCAATCTTTTTTCTCTTATTATAATGTAGACCCGCAGAACATTCGCAATCAAGCAGAAATTGGGGGTGGCGGTTTGATGGATATTGGTTGCTATTGCATTTCGCTTTCGCGATTTTTATTTGATGCAGAGCCTTTAAACGTGGCTTCTAATATTGATTATGACCCGGTAATGAAAACCGACATCATATCATCAGGAATGATGCAGTTTGCCAATGGCGTATCAAGCTTCACCTGTTCTACCCAATTGGTACCTTACCAAAGGGTAAATATTATTGGAGATTTAGGTCGTATAGAAATAGAAATACCTTTTAATGCCAAACCTTTAGAACCAGCTAAAATAAGCCTTTTTAAGGCCGATGAGCAAAAAGACGTTTTCTTTGATATCACCAACCAATATACTTTACAGTTTGATGCTTTTTCTAAAGCTATTTTAGACAATACAAATGTACCTACACCTTTAGAAGATGCTGTAAACAATATGAAGGTTATAGAGGCTATGTTTGCTAGTGATAAAGAGAAATGTTGGAAAAACATAAATGGAGCGTAA
- a CDS encoding DUF2452 domain-containing protein, translating to MEQDNTSQSKEKSLYYTGEAKFSPVPLTVSSPVIKPIDKNKLRANAVESMHMQANQQITMLRKQAELIMEQVKDIEERLKISELIYTAEMKFKPVIGQLYHLYQKEDHTFLVSMIAPAEWGRSKTFKKFVSTVKLLADHTWEVLDKSSLNFDDFEEAMPLNQDV from the coding sequence ATGGAGCAGGATAACACTTCACAAAGCAAGGAAAAATCTCTTTATTATACGGGTGAAGCCAAATTTTCTCCGGTACCTTTAACGGTTAGCTCTCCGGTAATTAAACCTATTGATAAAAATAAGTTAAGGGCAAATGCGGTAGAGTCTATGCATATGCAGGCCAATCAGCAAATTACTATGTTGCGTAAGCAGGCAGAATTGATTATGGAGCAGGTTAAGGATATTGAGGAACGCCTAAAAATATCAGAATTGATTTACACTGCCGAGATGAAGTTCAAGCCCGTTATTGGGCAATTATATCATCTTTATCAAAAAGAGGATCATACCTTTTTGGTGAGTATGATAGCGCCAGCGGAGTGGGGCAGATCTAAAACCTTCAAAAAGTTTGTTTCTACAGTTAAGCTTTTAGCAGACCATACTTGGGAAGTTTTGGATAAATCATCTCTTAATTTTGATGACTTTGAAGAAGCCATGCCATTAAATCAGGATGTTTAA
- a CDS encoding Rossmann-fold NAD(P)-binding domain-containing protein gives MISILGCGWLGMPLGKALVGSGKLVKGSTTKQDKLEEISRQSIVSFLIQLDDLSNEAELMEFLDNEILIINVPPGRNHINADDYPHKLARLNSYINKSKIQKLIFVSSTSVYEENNDVVFEDSFISANASAQRLFLAEEVFRNNPNIQTTVIRMSGLIGPNRHPGRFFGGKTQIPDGLIPVNLIHLDDCIGIIEEVIKQDYWGKTIHAAAPSHPTKKSFTA, from the coding sequence ATGATAAGTATTTTAGGTTGCGGATGGCTGGGAATGCCTTTGGGTAAAGCCCTTGTCGGTTCAGGTAAATTGGTAAAAGGTTCTACTACTAAGCAAGATAAACTTGAAGAAATTAGCAGACAATCAATTGTATCATTTTTGATACAATTAGACGACTTGTCTAATGAAGCTGAGTTGATGGAATTTTTAGATAATGAGATATTAATCATTAACGTTCCGCCGGGTAGAAATCATATCAATGCGGATGATTATCCACATAAATTAGCTCGATTGAATAGCTACATCAACAAAAGTAAGATCCAAAAATTAATTTTTGTTTCCTCTACTTCTGTTTATGAAGAAAATAATGATGTCGTATTTGAGGACAGTTTCATCAGCGCAAATGCATCGGCACAACGCTTATTTCTAGCAGAAGAAGTATTCAGAAATAACCCAAATATCCAAACTACGGTAATAAGAATGTCTGGTTTAATTGGACCAAACCGTCATCCAGGAAGATTTTTTGGTGGTAAAACTCAAATACCAGATGGTTTAATACCTGTTAACCTTATCCATTTAGATGATTGTATTGGTATTATTGAAGAAGTTATCAAGCAAGATTATTGGGGGAAAACTATCCATGCTGCAGCTCCAAGTCATCCAACAAAAAAGAGTTTTACAGCTTAG
- a CDS encoding maleylpyruvate isomerase N-terminal domain-containing protein translates to MIDFLPLFQPLNQALIDFLKQLNEKDWQRATVCKDWTVKDIAAHLLDTSIRRLSLGRDEYQHLQQEFSTYEELLAHINNINKEWVAASKRLSPNILIELISKYQDDLIAYFETLDPFDMALFPVTWAGKSHSENWFDIAREYSERWLHQQQIRFAFNNQELLEPKFYSPYLEIIMEALPYTYQKINAEIGKSVAVEIVGPAGKRWTIKKDKRFWVFDEAHKQADALIYIDQQIAWLLFSKGIHAEEAGQFYQIHGERHLALPVLKMLTVMA, encoded by the coding sequence ATGATTGATTTCTTGCCCTTATTTCAGCCTTTAAACCAAGCTTTAATAGATTTTCTTAAACAATTGAATGAAAAAGATTGGCAAAGAGCTACAGTATGTAAGGATTGGACGGTAAAAGACATCGCAGCACATTTGTTAGATACTAGCATAAGAAGGCTGTCTTTAGGGAGAGATGAATACCAACATTTACAACAAGAATTTTCTACTTACGAAGAGTTATTAGCCCATATTAATAACATCAATAAGGAATGGGTGGCTGCATCAAAAAGATTGAGCCCAAATATTTTAATAGAGCTGATAAGCAAATATCAAGATGATTTAATAGCTTATTTTGAGACTTTAGACCCTTTTGATATGGCTCTTTTTCCGGTTACATGGGCCGGAAAATCACATTCAGAAAATTGGTTTGATATTGCCAGAGAATATTCTGAAAGATGGCTTCACCAACAACAAATACGTTTTGCTTTTAATAATCAGGAGCTTCTAGAACCAAAATTTTATAGCCCCTACTTAGAAATTATTATGGAAGCCCTGCCTTATACCTATCAAAAAATTAACGCAGAAATTGGTAAAAGTGTAGCAGTAGAAATTGTAGGGCCTGCGGGCAAACGCTGGACCATTAAAAAAGATAAAAGATTTTGGGTTTTTGATGAAGCGCATAAACAAGCGGATGCACTTATTTATATAGACCAACAAATTGCATGGCTTTTATTCTCCAAAGGCATTCACGCAGAAGAGGCAGGCCAATTTTATCAAATCCATGGCGAGCGTCATTTAGCGCTTCCGGTATTAAAAATGCTTACTGTAATGGCATAA
- a CDS encoding DUF6600 domain-containing protein produces the protein MNRLKKSLSVLGISILFLILSANTSQAQGRSVSLQTFYDELSYHGDWVNNQEYGYVWRPNVGRDFRPYYTNGRWVMTEYGNTWVSDFEWGWAPFHYGRWFYDSYDGWIWLPDTEWGPAWVEWRTGGGYYGWAPLGPRISVNINIGRRYYPDHYWVFIPQRCIYYPSYQRYWEPRRNVVIIRNTTVINNVYVVNRNVRYNSGPRVEDVRRATRQNVTVYKVNDTNRPSSARIERGTVNVYRPQVEARGDAAPRAIANNSSRPSRTETGTRPSSSNDNRVLDRTENNARPERSSGATGREEINRNAEGRGSSSNNSRPERVERNNAPERPDINNMPSRPNDNSRPERVERPSSSDRPETGNSAPSRPDDNNRPERVERERPSSTPTESRSYPSGDNSRRSSGSERAPSAPQRVERPSAPSSSGKRPSGGSSERGSSSRGSSENSSRSGRPSR, from the coding sequence ATGAACAGATTAAAAAAATCTTTATCAGTTTTGGGGATAAGTATCTTATTCCTAATCCTAAGTGCTAACACTAGCCAAGCGCAAGGTAGAAGTGTTAGTTTACAAACCTTTTATGATGAGCTTTCTTATCATGGAGATTGGGTAAATAACCAAGAATACGGCTACGTTTGGCGACCAAATGTTGGAAGAGATTTTAGACCTTATTATACCAATGGACGATGGGTAATGACAGAATATGGCAATACCTGGGTTTCAGATTTTGAATGGGGCTGGGCTCCTTTCCATTATGGACGTTGGTTTTACGATAGCTATGATGGATGGATTTGGTTACCCGATACAGAATGGGGACCAGCATGGGTAGAATGGAGAACCGGTGGCGGTTATTATGGATGGGCACCTTTAGGACCAAGAATATCTGTTAATATCAATATAGGAAGAAGGTATTATCCAGATCACTATTGGGTTTTTATCCCTCAAAGATGTATCTATTACCCATCATATCAAAGGTATTGGGAGCCAAGAAGAAATGTAGTAATTATTAGAAATACAACCGTTATCAATAATGTTTATGTAGTGAACAGAAACGTTAGGTATAACAGCGGCCCTAGGGTTGAAGATGTGAGAAGAGCTACCAGACAAAATGTTACGGTATATAAAGTTAACGATACAAACAGACCAAGTTCTGCTAGGATAGAAAGAGGTACGGTGAATGTTTACCGTCCGCAGGTAGAAGCAAGAGGAGATGCAGCGCCAAGAGCAATAGCTAATAACTCTTCTAGACCATCAAGAACAGAAACTGGTACAAGACCATCTTCTTCTAATGATAACCGGGTTTTGGATAGAACTGAGAACAATGCTAGACCAGAACGTAGCAGTGGAGCTACTGGTAGAGAAGAGATAAACAGAAATGCAGAAGGTAGGGGGTCTAGTTCTAACAACAGCAGACCAGAGCGTGTAGAAAGAAACAATGCTCCTGAAAGACCGGATATAAATAATATGCCGTCTAGACCTAATGATAATAGCAGACCAGAGCGTGTAGAAAGACCTAGCTCTTCTGATAGACCAGAAACAGGAAACTCAGCACCATCTAGACCTGATGATAACAACAGGCCAGAACGCGTAGAAAGAGAAAGACCATCTTCTACACCAACAGAGAGCAGAAGTTACCCTTCAGGAGATAATAGCAGAAGATCTTCTGGCTCAGAAAGAGCTCCGTCTGCTCCTCAAAGAGTAGAAAGGCCATCTGCGCCAAGCTCTTCTGGTAAAAGACCATCAGGCGGAAGTAGTGAGAGAGGAAGTAGTAGTAGAGGTAGCTCAGAAAACAGTTCAAGATCTGGAAGACCGAGTAGATAA
- a CDS encoding SAM-dependent methyltransferase: MTKGTLYLIPVVMAENAVAKSLTPFLVDTINTIDEYIVENEKTARRCLKEAGLKTPQSDLIIHDYGKHSRGGSLKPYFKGLEQGKNVGLMSEAGCPGIADPGAEIIAEAHKRNINVVPLVGPSSLLLALMASGFNGQSFAFQGYLPIDKMARAKKIKDLEGFAERFKQTQLFIETPFRNNPMLEEILRTCRPDTLLCIASNLTAEDEFVKTKSVGDWRKEAPDLHKKPTIFLLYRTK, from the coding sequence ATGACAAAAGGCACATTATATCTTATCCCGGTTGTTATGGCAGAAAATGCTGTTGCAAAGTCTTTAACTCCTTTTTTGGTTGATACCATAAATACTATAGATGAATACATTGTAGAAAACGAGAAAACAGCCAGAAGGTGTTTAAAAGAAGCGGGCTTGAAAACGCCACAGAGTGATTTAATTATTCATGATTACGGAAAACATAGTCGTGGGGGCAGCTTAAAACCTTATTTCAAGGGTTTAGAGCAGGGTAAAAATGTAGGTTTAATGAGTGAAGCTGGTTGCCCGGGTATTGCAGACCCCGGTGCAGAAATTATAGCCGAAGCGCATAAAAGGAATATAAATGTTGTACCCTTGGTAGGGCCAAGCTCTTTATTATTAGCCTTAATGGCATCGGGCTTTAACGGACAAAGCTTTGCTTTCCAAGGATATTTACCTATTGATAAAATGGCCAGAGCTAAAAAGATTAAGGATTTGGAAGGCTTTGCAGAGCGTTTTAAACAAACACAGCTTTTTATTGAAACGCCTTTTAGAAATAACCCCATGTTAGAAGAGATTTTGAGAACATGTAGGCCAGATACTTTGTTATGCATAGCAAGTAATTTAACTGCTGAGGATGAGTTTGTAAAGACTAAATCTGTTGGCGATTGGCGGAAAGAGGCACCTGATTTGCATAAAAAGCCTACCATATTCTTATTATACAGAACAAAATAA
- a CDS encoding iron-containing alcohol dehydrogenase codes for MLNFEFKNPTKILFGKGQIANLSKEIPADAKILMVYGGGSIKSNGVYEQVTQALKGFEIIEFGGVPANPEYAILLEALAIIKKENINYILAVGGGSVIDGVKFLASAALYEGEEPWHILAHGIRTEVALPFGTVLTLPATGSEMNSGSVISRAETKEKLAMGGPGLFPAFSILDPEVIKSIPQRQIANGITDAYTHVLEQYMTYPIGACLQDRFAESIMQTLIEVAPKVMANPADYTAAADFMWCCTMALNGLIQKGVPTDWAVHAIGHELTALYGIDHARTLAIIAPSHYRYHLAQKKEKLAQYAERVWNIQEGSVEEKATQAIAKTEEFFHSLDIKTKLSEYTETYEGTAESIEERFNTRGWKALGEHKSITPADVAKIVSMSY; via the coding sequence ATGTTAAATTTTGAGTTTAAAAATCCTACCAAAATACTTTTTGGTAAAGGACAAATTGCTAACCTAAGCAAAGAAATACCAGCAGATGCTAAAATTTTAATGGTTTATGGTGGTGGAAGTATCAAAAGCAATGGGGTATATGAGCAAGTTACCCAAGCTTTAAAAGGTTTTGAAATAATAGAGTTTGGTGGGGTGCCAGCAAACCCAGAATATGCCATCTTGCTGGAAGCTTTAGCTATCATTAAAAAAGAAAACATCAATTATATACTAGCTGTTGGCGGAGGCTCTGTGATAGATGGTGTTAAATTTCTTGCATCTGCCGCTTTATATGAAGGCGAAGAACCTTGGCATATTTTAGCCCATGGTATCAGAACAGAAGTTGCCTTGCCATTTGGTACTGTTTTAACTTTGCCTGCTACAGGCTCTGAGATGAATTCTGGTTCGGTTATATCAAGAGCAGAAACAAAAGAAAAACTAGCAATGGGCGGCCCAGGCTTGTTTCCTGCTTTTTCTATTTTAGACCCCGAGGTAATTAAATCTATCCCGCAAAGGCAAATTGCAAACGGTATAACCGATGCTTATACACACGTTTTAGAACAATACATGACTTACCCTATTGGCGCTTGCTTACAAGACAGATTTGCTGAAAGCATTATGCAAACTTTAATAGAAGTTGCTCCAAAAGTAATGGCAAACCCAGCTGATTATACCGCTGCGGCAGATTTTATGTGGTGTTGTACCATGGCTCTAAATGGTTTAATACAAAAAGGTGTACCAACAGATTGGGCTGTACATGCCATAGGGCATGAACTTACTGCTTTATACGGAATTGACCATGCCAGAACTTTAGCTATTATTGCACCCAGCCATTACCGCTACCATTTAGCACAGAAAAAAGAAAAATTAGCCCAATACGCAGAACGCGTTTGGAATATCCAGGAAGGTTCTGTAGAAGAGAAAGCTACACAGGCTATTGCTAAAACAGAAGAATTTTTCCATTCTTTGGACATAAAAACCAAACTTTCTGAATATACAGAAACTTACGAAGGTACCGCAGAAAGTATTGAGGAAAGATTTAATACAAGAGGCTGGAAAGCCTTGGGTGAGCATAAATCTATCACGCCGGCAGATGTTGCCAAAATTGTAAGCATGAGTTATTAA
- a CDS encoding anhydro-N-acetylmuramic acid kinase, which translates to MNKNLEKLFKIAQKEERIILGLMSGTSLDGLDIALCKFKGAGLGTRVEILHFETYPYESSFKEAIKQVFSKKTVDLELLCLLNAQIARQHAEIINHTLKKWAYTATDIDAIASHGQTVYHAPKIKHQLNNYPDATLQIGDGDHLAHLTGIITLSDFRQKSIAAGGEGAPLAVYGDYLLFADEEIDRILLNIGGIANFTYLPAKRKSENIFSTDVGPGNTILDHFMMQKFNLYFDEDAKYAKKGSLNHDLLEALLADDFFTTPIPKSTGPEHFNLVYLNEAQQKSNTIHLKEEDVLATLCEFTALGIAKAIQENISVSGKIEMLMSGGGMHNPLLVERLMHHLPGITFISMQEILGVNPDAKEALLFALLANETLCGQPDDYDFPNQEKLPKISMGKLSFPE; encoded by the coding sequence ATGAATAAAAATTTAGAGAAGCTTTTCAAAATTGCTCAAAAAGAAGAGAGAATTATTCTTGGCCTCATGTCTGGAACGTCTTTAGACGGCTTAGACATCGCTTTATGCAAATTTAAAGGTGCTGGCTTAGGTACAAGGGTAGAAATCTTACATTTTGAAACTTACCCTTATGAAAGCTCCTTTAAAGAAGCTATTAAACAAGTTTTCTCTAAAAAAACGGTCGATTTAGAATTGCTATGCTTGCTAAATGCACAAATAGCTAGGCAACATGCTGAAATTATAAACCACACTTTAAAAAAGTGGGCTTATACAGCAACTGATATAGATGCTATTGCTAGTCATGGTCAAACGGTTTACCATGCACCCAAAATCAAGCATCAGCTTAACAATTATCCCGATGCTACTTTACAAATAGGCGATGGCGACCATCTCGCACATTTAACAGGTATTATCACGCTAAGTGATTTCAGACAAAAAAGTATTGCAGCAGGTGGAGAAGGCGCTCCGCTTGCTGTTTATGGTGATTATTTGCTTTTTGCTGATGAAGAAATAGATAGGATTTTATTGAATATTGGCGGTATAGCTAATTTTACTTATTTACCGGCTAAAAGAAAGTCGGAAAATATTTTCTCTACCGATGTTGGTCCTGGAAATACAATATTAGACCATTTCATGATGCAAAAATTCAATTTGTATTTTGATGAGGATGCTAAATACGCTAAAAAAGGAAGCTTAAATCATGATTTATTAGAGGCTTTATTAGCTGATGATTTTTTTACAACACCCATTCCAAAAAGCACCGGACCAGAGCATTTTAATTTGGTGTATTTAAATGAGGCGCAACAAAAAAGTAATACCATCCATTTAAAAGAAGAAGATGTTTTGGCAACCTTATGCGAATTTACCGCCTTAGGTATTGCTAAAGCTATTCAGGAGAACATCAGCGTAAGCGGAAAAATAGAAATGTTGATGAGTGGCGGCGGCATGCATAATCCACTTTTGGTAGAACGCTTAATGCATCATTTGCCGGGTATTACTTTTATAAGCATGCAAGAGATTTTGGGTGTAAACCCCGATGCTAAAGAGGCTTTATTATTTGCTTTATTGGCTAATGAAACTTTGTGTGGCCAGCCTGATGACTATGACTTCCCAAATCAAGAAAAGTTACCCAAAATTAGTATGGGAAAACTGAGCTTTCCGGAATAG
- a CDS encoding porin family protein: MKKILFLSLFAMLCASSSFAQFNLGIKGGLNYSTIKAEDQQFDESGILGYQLGLWSRIGGNFYLQPELYIGSKGADFKFQTAGSTVVQSGEARFTTLDVPLLLGAKIGGDKLNFRLMAGPAFQFNLNTDDDAFSQAINPDFYRYRDFVTNLQAGAGVDIGNLSVDLRYETSLQDINKNDGLSQSLLHLSLGFKIF; encoded by the coding sequence ATGAAAAAAATACTATTCTTGAGCTTATTTGCCATGTTGTGCGCAAGTAGTTCATTTGCTCAGTTTAATTTAGGGATAAAAGGGGGCTTAAATTACTCCACTATTAAAGCAGAAGATCAACAATTTGATGAGTCTGGAATTCTAGGGTATCAATTAGGTTTATGGTCTAGAATTGGTGGTAATTTCTACTTACAACCAGAACTTTACATAGGCTCTAAAGGTGCCGATTTTAAATTCCAAACCGCAGGAAGTACTGTAGTACAAAGTGGCGAAGCCAGATTTACAACTTTAGATGTTCCTTTATTATTAGGGGCTAAAATAGGTGGCGATAAACTGAACTTTAGGTTGATGGCGGGGCCAGCTTTTCAGTTTAATTTAAACACAGATGACGATGCTTTCTCACAAGCCATTAACCCAGATTTTTATAGATACAGAGATTTTGTAACCAACCTACAAGCTGGTGCTGGTGTTGATATTGGAAACCTATCGGTTGATTTAAGATACGAAACCAGCTTGCAAGACATCAATAAAAATGACGGATTAAGCCAAAGTTTATTACACCTAAGCTTAGGGTTCAAGATTTTTTAA
- a CDS encoding class I SAM-dependent rRNA methyltransferase yields MVDIILKKAKEKAVLQRHPWVFSGALAQVKGKPQNGDVVKVLDADADFLAYGYYNDQSRVAVRLLDWDENAIINEQWWKAKIEAAIKAREHLQNNDTTTCRLIFSEADYLPGLIVDRFGDYLALQILTSGIEKVKETIVHTLSTLLNIKGIIDKSDASARAHDGLQTQHGTLLWGQLPPEFVEVKENGVKYLINILEGQKSGFYCDQRDNRKIVASYAAGKNVLDCFSYSGGFTLNALLNQAAAVTAVDSSALAVETLKKNIQLNQFDEGKVIAVQSDVNKYLRILKEKGQTFDVVVLDPPKYAPSRSSLDRAARAYKDLNRLGMQVLKKGGLLATFSCSGAMDIETFKQVIAWAALDAGKEVQIIYQFCQPEDHPVRISFSEGEYLKGLFCRIY; encoded by the coding sequence ATGGTAGATATCATTCTAAAAAAGGCAAAAGAAAAAGCTGTTTTACAAAGACATCCTTGGGTGTTTTCTGGCGCATTGGCACAGGTTAAAGGTAAACCACAAAATGGCGATGTGGTTAAGGTTTTAGATGCTGATGCTGATTTTTTAGCTTATGGATATTATAACGACCAGTCTAGAGTAGCTGTAAGATTATTAGATTGGGATGAAAACGCTATCATAAATGAGCAGTGGTGGAAAGCCAAAATTGAAGCCGCAATAAAAGCTCGTGAACATCTACAAAATAATGATACCACCACATGTAGGTTAATTTTTAGTGAAGCTGATTATTTGCCTGGTTTAATTGTAGATAGGTTTGGAGATTATCTGGCTTTACAAATTCTTACCAGTGGCATAGAGAAAGTAAAAGAAACCATCGTCCATACTTTATCAACTTTATTAAATATTAAAGGTATTATTGATAAAAGTGACGCTTCTGCCCGGGCGCATGATGGCTTACAAACCCAACATGGTACTTTACTTTGGGGCCAGCTGCCACCAGAATTTGTAGAAGTTAAGGAGAATGGCGTTAAATACCTGATCAATATTTTAGAGGGACAAAAATCTGGTTTTTACTGTGATCAAAGAGATAATAGAAAAATAGTAGCTTCTTATGCCGCAGGTAAAAATGTTTTAGATTGTTTTAGCTATAGCGGAGGTTTTACTTTAAATGCTTTGCTAAATCAGGCTGCTGCTGTTACTGCTGTAGATAGCTCTGCTTTGGCTGTAGAAACTTTAAAAAAGAATATCCAACTTAACCAGTTTGATGAAGGTAAAGTTATTGCTGTACAGTCTGATGTAAATAAATACTTAAGGATATTGAAAGAGAAGGGACAAACTTTTGATGTTGTTGTACTAGACCCGCCCAAATACGCACCTTCTCGTTCTTCTTTAGACAGGGCCGCTAGGGCATACAAAGATCTTAACCGTTTAGGCATGCAAGTTCTTAAAAAAGGCGGTTTACTGGCTACTTTTAGTTGTTCTGGAGCTATGGATATAGAAACTTTTAAGCAAGTAATTGCTTGGGCCGCACTAGATGCCGGTAAAGAAGTTCAAATTATCTATCAGTTTTGCCAACCAGAAGATCATCCCGTAAGGATTTCTTTTAGCGAAGGCGAATATCTAAAAGGCTTATTTTGCAGAATTTATTAA
- a CDS encoding OmpA family protein, whose translation MKTSRLKISVLGLAFAIGATTILPGCDSLTSTQKGAGIGAAAGGTIGALIGNKAGNTAVGAIIGGALGGTAGAFIGRKMDRQAKELEQSIPGAEVIPAGEGIIVKFDSGLLFEFGKSTLSTAARQNIDNLAASLNKYPDTDIMIIGHTDGIGSDAVNDRLSLERANAVRSYAVSKGVDTGRLKSSGKGKNEPIASNETEEGRTQNRRVEIVIVANEAMKAEAKATTNN comes from the coding sequence ATGAAAACTTCAAGATTAAAAATATCTGTTTTAGGATTAGCTTTTGCCATTGGCGCAACTACTATTTTACCTGGATGTGATTCTTTAACTAGCACACAAAAAGGGGCTGGTATTGGTGCTGCTGCTGGTGGTACTATTGGCGCTTTAATTGGCAACAAAGCTGGAAATACAGCTGTTGGAGCTATTATTGGTGGTGCTTTAGGTGGTACTGCGGGTGCTTTTATTGGTAGAAAAATGGATAGACAAGCAAAAGAATTAGAGCAATCTATACCAGGTGCTGAGGTTATCCCAGCAGGTGAAGGTATCATTGTTAAATTTGATTCTGGTTTATTGTTTGAATTTGGAAAATCAACCTTATCTACAGCTGCTAGACAAAACATAGATAACTTAGCGGCTTCTTTAAACAAATATCCTGATACTGATATCATGATTATTGGTCATACAGACGGTATTGGTTCTGATGCGGTTAATGATAGACTATCTTTAGAAAGAGCAAACGCAGTTAGATCTTATGCAGTTTCTAAAGGTGTAGATACTGGCCGTTTAAAATCTAGCGGTAAAGGTAAAAATGAGCCTATTGCTTCTAATGAAACTGAAGAAGGAAGAACACAAAACAGACGTGTTGAAATTGTAATTGTTGCTAACGAAGCCATGAAAGCAGAAGCTAAAGCAACTACCAACAACTAA